The Leptidea sinapis chromosome 46, ilLepSina1.1, whole genome shotgun sequence sequence ccgttcaacttaatccacttttccattcgtgcaaaccaatcattaaaacagtaattccagtctgaagttgatgttgacaaaatggctgatttgtacacttccacagctgcttcggggtcttcaaaccgttgaccgcgtaataaatatttcattgtagcgaatgtaaagaaatcgtttgggctcaggtcaggactgtacggaggatggcccatcagctcaacgttttcctgcttcaaaaaatcatttgtattccgAGCGGTATAGGAGATCGCATTTTCGTAATGTAAGATGATGCGacgtttcgtgttattttttCGAAGTTCGGCTATCATTACTGGCAAACAAACCGTGATATACCACTCAGCGGTAACCGTTCTGTGATCCTGTAAAGGAATTGTAGCAACATGCCCCTTTTTCGAGACAAACGTAGCGACTATTTTCTTTGACACGCTGCGGGAGCGAACCACTTTCGTTGGTTAGGCCTCGTCTTCGAAGACCCAAACTTCTGACTGATGTTTTCTTTCAGGTTTGTatgaataaatccatgattcgtcACTTGGgacgatattataaacggcatttgacttccctccgTTGAAGCGTTGCAGAGTATTCCGGCACCAGCCTACACGAGCCGCCTTTTGCTCTTCGGACAAATTGTGGGGTACCCATCGGGAAACTAGCTTTCTTACACAAAGTTCATTATGTAATATCGACTGAATTGCACACATTCTGACACTGATAACAGCCTGAATCTGCTCGTATGTCACATGACGGTCAACTAATACAATAGTTCGCACAGCTGCGATGTTTTCAGGCGTAACCGCTGTTTTTGGTCgacctgcagaagaaacagtgctgaGCGACACACAACCGTGTCGGAACTCGGCATACCAGCGGATTATTGTCGTTTGACTCGGTGCTTCAAcatcataaatcgaaacaaGTTCACTGAGACATTTACCTTGAGATAAACCGCGAcgaaaattgttataaattatgaCAGGAAAATGTTCACGCGTGAGCTCCATTTCTGTCAACGACGTGTCAACTTTAAACcaaaatagtttttgtttttgaacttttttttaattgtatgaatgtCATTAAGGTTCTAAGAGGCtagtattcaaattctaaaaaaaagattttattgtaactcaatcataaatattctattcccgatctatcttatatatctatctatctttaagaacttaaagaaataatttaagagaaaatttGTCTATGTGCACGCTGgtataaaaattttctttaccTAAAGTACATTGCAAAGATCTTGGTTCTtacatttgtttgtttgttaattCCATTGACTCACAAACTTTTCAAATGGGGTTGGGGACCTAATATGGCTTGCATATTTTAAGTAGTGTATATCtttaatgttttattgtttCTTATGATGTTCCTGTgctatttattaatacattagGTGGCCAACAAGAATACAAatcacctggtgataagtgatcattTTTAACCAACCATGGTATCACAAGAATGTTAGCGGTCATTATGGGCCTTTttcagatttaagaattcttaCACATAGCATATTGTCGAGCTCACGCGGGCGACATATAAAACGTActcaaaaaattaatatattttaaataccatttcattaaaattggcaATTTAACCACTTAGTTGGGTCCATATTGcatgcagtgttggccagtcactCCAACCAGTCCAGCTCTTTCCAGAAATTCAGAGCACACCCAAGTGTTCAAAAATTTCTTAGAGCGAGCTcatatttactaaggtttttaCTCAATATTTACCCACTCCTGCACATGCTAGTATTACATAAGTGATCCATATTGTCCTCAACCAGACAATCTCTGCACTTAGGGCTGTCTGTTACTCCTATTGTGAAATGGTGCTTAtgtagtgatgtgtgacccatTATGGTGCTCACAAtgattcaaaaaaaataataacagatgTCAGATACCTTAACATTTTCACTATCTGCTAATTTAATCACAGCTGCTTTGACTTGGTTCTTGAGTTGGAtaattttttcttcattttgcttaattattacatttttctttacaatCTCATCCTTGAATCTCTCAGAAATTTCTATCTCAATTTTCTGGATTTTATCTTTAAGATCATCTCTTTCCTTTGTCATCATATCTGCGATTTTTTCCAATGATTCCTTCTGCCAGGTCAGTTTCTCATTTTCAAGTATTACCTGATAATGATATTAGTCTTACATACATAATAGACACTTTAAAAGTTCACATAGTATTTATTAGATAGAGCTAATTAGCCAAATAgtcaaaacaaatttgttagcAAAAGAGCAACCGAAACTCAATGTCTTAAATGTTTTTGACTATCCAGATCTCTCGGTCTCTCCTAAGATAAGACTTTGTAAGtcaaaaaccaaaataatatgGTTGTACTTTGACTAGCTACTGAGCTTTGACATTTGACAGTTTCAAGttacatttgtttccgaagcggtagtagtatctagtagtataagaaatgacatcaaaaagaattctaaaggaatcaattttgagaaataataaatgcctttttttttaatgccgttttttgaaagaaaaatcatttattcacttCGGtcaaaatgatacttatgatGCAGATTATTTCACCACTTCTGAAAAATTGAGCTTTAATGTAAAGAAGTGTTTTTGTGATAGTTgtctttctttttaaatttttacagcattaacaaattaaagaagtgattaatcataaaaaacaacACAAAAGAGTAGATATAAAGAAAGGAATAGATTCAGTACAGCAATCACAtgtttatcacggggagtgttccgaagagctgtttaacctgattcctgccgtcgaattccaccttcgcacgacactccacaagttaggatatcatccccaccatctggatgtgtggcagtcctccacagtgcggttttcttccacatactacaaagctgtggaatgaacttccttgtgctgtttccaggacaataagcatgggtaccttcaaaaaaagcgtgtacaccttccttaaaggccggcaacactcctgtgattcctcttgtgttgcaagagattgtgggtggcggtgatcacataacaacaggtgacccgtacgcttatttgtcctcctattccataaaaaaaaacttttacttGATTCTTAGGTAAAACTACACTGCAAAAAATTATTTGCACAACAACTAAATAAAACAGGATCAACAAACCTCCCTCCTTTGCTTCTCTACTAGCTCCAATTGAGCCACAAGTTTCTCAACAACATCGTCGTCTGGTGATGTCACAAACTCAACGGCAGATGAGGCACCCGACCTGCTCTCTGCTATGGAGACTGATAGAGAACTGAGTGCTATGTCATCCTTTAGCTTTTTGTTCTCCCGACGAAGctgcaaatttaatttatgtttatgttttctTACAAACAATATATGTTGGCcaatataacttaaaataactTACTTTGGCAACAAGCTCTCTTGTCTCATCAAACTTTTCTCGGTACACTTTGTGTGTCTGCAACATGTCCTCCTGGCATGAAGCAATCAACATAAACTGCTCTTTCATGGAGTCATTATTGTCCTTCAATGTCTCTTTCAGCACCACATTCTCATCCAAGAGTTCACCAAACCGCTTCTGTAGCTCTTCCATGCTTCTATCTTCTGTTACAAGAGTGCTTGCAATCATCATGCTTGCTGGAGATGGCtggaaatagaaaaaaagtttatatttttttgtacaatattactagCAGAGGTTCAATATCCTACATGCAACATACAATAGAAAGATAAGatcatacattttttaaattaacaatttaaacaaAGAGATAAATAAGcaggaaaaatatttttttctacacAGAAACATGTTTCAATAACATTGCTGCAATCtacaaatatgaatattttaaaacacaatttgccttaaataaatattgagagAGCAAATACCACGAATTCTCGATTGAAGTTccaaatgacacttatgatttatttgttatttttttaagtgttttccGCCATTATGGGATAAAATATACACATTAAATTTGcaccaaaaatttaatttctatggACTATTTGCGATTGTAACACACATTCAGAGATTGAGAGCTTTGGAGTCATATCCAAAGCTCTCAACCAACATATGCTACTGCTTAGCAAACCACTAATTTACTAGTATAGCTGTACCAGACAGATGTTGTCCTGTTTGAAATaagacaataaaattttattgttaatcaaAACACCTCTAAATCCAAAATGGTTACACCATTTTGTACTTACGCTATCTTTGAAGCAGAATATTGATTGGAGAGATAAAGATGCTTCTTCAGGTATATTGTTTGTATCTTGTATATCCACAACACCATTTGCGATCGTGTCGAACTTAACATCCATGTTGGGTCTAGGGGATGACTCCAAGATTATGATGAAAGAATCATCTTCGTTATCAGCATTTGATGACATTCTAAAAGCGATGTTAAGTATACTTGTTTGTTATTGAAAGTTGAAGAAATCTTTGTATTTTGGTTGAATGCGACAAATCTAaggattgttatttttattcatggCCGCTGTTCAGATAAAATTAAAGAGCCCTTAgtttaatattatgacttttaCCTTAAGCGATCAGCCTAAACTCAAATTACATTActgttatattaaaaagatcaaagtatatatatattttttttatgcaatactGAATTCATTCACTCTTCACAAGTGGTAATTTATCAGTTTTGACTTTTGAGCACAGCTGCACACAGCACAGAACACacaacacttttactctaaagTTAACGTACTGTACAGTGTACAGTGTTGAGTGTACTCACTTACTCAGTGTCAGTgctatcaaaatatataaaatacaaaccACGTTATTCAAACTCCTTCCAATTTACAtgataaaactatttacacaTAAAGTTTGTACTCTGTACaatgtttcttatttctttttatgtttgttacctcagaactttcgtctGCGTGAAGCAATTTTAatgatcctttttttatttgaaagaatatacttcaagGGTGGTTTGACGAGTAGAATTATGGGATCAATCACAAAGTAACAGAAATCCTCAATTCTTAGGGGCTAATTAACTATATTCGGCTGATTtttgctatccggatatttgagtcatctACCGTAACGTCTTTAAGCTCATGTAGTAGGGTATAtgcatgaattttaaaaatacttaaatataattttttacatcctaaaaattatcaaacacatcaaattatagataaaaacattattattcaattaaaaaataaatattctttcccAGCAAGATATTTCGGCTattcaaacgcgccattttgcgcggggtttctgtgacgtcagagtCTATCCCAAGAATCTATATTGTACTACTAAATGTATGGCTGGtgttttccttcggttatactgcgaaaactactgaaccgatcagaataatTCTTGTGCCATTatatgcagcgtgtttcggagaagattATTAAGTTAGTATATAATGTTGGTGACTTATTTTTACCTAGAAATGCCTATAAATTAGCAATACAACTAATTCATTCCATGACATTTCaatcatacaatgagcgggcgcggggtattgtcgggtcagcacttgtcttgtgtaaaaaaatcttatgtaaaaatgatgagagtgaaagtaaagttggttcctaaaattttctgacgttagcgacattcgttttttttatggaaaaggaggacctAGTCTTATGTGATCAgcgccgcccacgttctcttgcaacaccagaatcataggagcgttgccggcctttatggaagatgtacgcgcttttttgaaggtattgtAATATCGCAtcgtcattccacagctttgtagtacgtggaaaaaagttccttgaaaaccgcactgtggaggaccgccacacattctaTGATttgatgatattctaatttgtggcgtgtcatgcgaaggtggaattctctcacaagaatcaggtgaaaatgctcttcggaacactctccagtccccgtgataaatgagaagtcacacaatgaaacgacgtctctacgcaacgccatgtgATCCAACAGTTCACAgagggtccccgacaattcttACTCGTCTGCGTTGCAAGCAGTTAAATggatcgaactgatactggggtgagccagacctgagatgacagcaatactcagTAGTGTTAATATTCTAAGATGATAACTGTACAACGTAATATATTTACAGATTTATTCAAGAACTAGAATCTACATAATGGCTGAAGAATCAACCATGATTATaccaaaataaacattatatcaataatgtttaaaatgtgCAGTATCAGAAAAggaaaagaatatatttttttgcttCCTCTTTTATGCCAAATGCCAACGTGTACCTAACAGATAATTGGTGACAAACGTTCGTAAAAAGACATCTGACATTATGTttcaaatgtcaaaataattttaaaaaatcagtttgaacgtagtgtttaaattctctttgcatCAGTTCGGCAAGAGGTGTTCGACGAGGTGTTGGTTTGTTGTGTTTGtggaaattaaacaaaattttaaaggaaAATGTCAAATGAGAACACCTTAGATCTATTGTATGTACACGAAAGctttaaaaaaagcttaaaGGATGATGATGACGTTGAAATTGAATCATATATAGATGGTTACAATGAACTAGTAAAGTAAGTATAAACTTATAGTTAATCAGTTTATGTGTCCCATATGTTTTTAGTATTCATACAAATTCTCTTGTTTAGATTCTTGAACTTAATTGGGACAGTATTTTCCTTCGTAAGTAGCGATGTAAggagtaaaattaaaattatggagaAGCTTAGAGTGGGAGAGGCCTCAATCTATTATGAATCTTTTAAGAAAATGATGAAGTATGAAAAAGAGACAAATCTGTATGAAAAGAATGATTTTGTGTCTGGATCAAGGACAATGTTGCGACTACACAGAGGATTAGGTATGTTAAGTAAACTACTTTCTTTGTTTTAAGgacattaagtttatttttccaatgaattatttgttatttataaagtgatatccctctcTTCtctgattaattaaattaaatttgtaaacaaaattcgtAGCGCATCTTTCATaagttttggttacaaatttaattttagtttattattgtcAAGAACTCACTTAAATCGTGTAAGAAATTGGGATAGGATGTTGTAGTAAAACAAGTACCTATGATTTGTAGTGGTACTGCCTTTTGTACACATGCAATCAGTGGGGGGTGAACTTAACTTTCTTCTGAGCCCATTtgctgttaaaattattaaaaccacaaaataattgtaattttttcatttattaatctaTCAAAGTCTAAGCTTCGtctttgaaaaattttaaagtCTCCCCACTATACATAATTATCATGCCATTTGGGTCATATGCCACAAGATTTGGTTTTGAAATTTCTCCATAAATACACAGTATCTTCTTATAACGCCTATTGGCTTAAATACCTTTTCACTCCAACTCCTGCCAAACAATATTAGATTTTTACCAAATGTCCTGAAAATCAAatgtttacataattattaacatttattgcTATATTTTAACCAATTCTAGAAAGCCTTACACTTATTTTTCCATTCATTTTTATCTATACATAGCATAATACTATCAAAACTCAGCAACAAAACCAAGGTCatgttgtatatataaaaaaatcaataacaaAAGCAAATGAAGAAAGAGAAGAACAACATtagaaacaaaacaataacataaaattaaatgtttgaatTCACATCACTGATATCATAactcaaattacaatatttatattcagaataggacttaaaatcacttattgaaagtaaaaaattacCACCCTGTCAAAATAGTATGAagaagaaactcagtgggcatTTTCTTTAAGTTTagttacaatatgttatatatagtacaataaaatttataattaaatagactAAAGATAttcactccattcccagtctgtggtattattaagaataacatttatgttatagtaccctttacatacaaacattttttaaaaattcttttgaatttcgtaataattTTGTGAAATCTTTTTGTTAAAGCATTTACATCGCCCCACAGACATACCCAAAAACACAACTTAGTCAATTAGTGGGCATAATATGTTTAAGTTTGTTTTCATGTTTATGGTTAATAATGATAGAAGCCAGTTCCTCCAATAATATGTGAGGATAATGATTGTTACTATTCGCTTGTtctaatttatatcaatacattGTTAGTACCAACACAACACAATTATGGTAGTGGCTTTTTTTACatcgaaaaataattttaacatatcAAGTCTATGCcatcaaataaaaatgaaatatataaaacctTTGGTTGTGTAGTAATTTCTATGAAAATGAAAGCCTTTTTAACAGGTTAAGGTTTTCTGTAATGATTTTATGAAAAGCTTGTTGGTTGAAACTGGACCACTAATAGAGCCTTATTGTGCCCCTGCTAGcctattataaaaatgtgactCAAGCAAATGATTGATGAATTAGCTTTTCTTTCGTTATATTATTGTGgaaagtaaaaaattatttgagttttctaaAATGAATATCGAGTTATTAGTGACGAAAATTATACttacaatacattttatattgaaaatttatttccGGGTAAACTTTTTACTGAATAGAAGAGGAAAAGAAACAAAGGTTTGTATGCCTTGTACATTCTCATGTGTTGTTCTCATGGAACTTTTTAGCATGTACGCCAAACTGTGAAATGACCTTCCTTGGTTTGAACTCGATAATATTTGGGACTAAAGCGCCggaaatgctcctgtgattcctctggtattggaGGCGACGTTGATTGGTTAACAACATGTAACCCGTACGATTTTTCTTATCGAAAAGAGAAAAAACAAGGCATATGGATTACCACCAACCACATTCACCTGCATTGTATACTTTtgtaaggtacccatgtcatattgtcCCAGAAGaacacacaaggaagctcagtgGCTGTTTCTAGTAAATGAGTGAAGATCGTCAGTTTTATAGTTACTTATTAAGTGTAGCTTGCCCTTTGGTTATCATGGGATATAAGTGGGTAGGTACTTCATTCTTCATGCATttgaacaatttttaaagtcaaagtcaaaaatattttactgacaTAAATATTGTCAAAGTTATCTAAATCAATCACTAAATAAACAATTCAGATTATGTATctgaattgtttatttaattatataaaagtttaaacatatacatatttttaaaataatgcaaaccagtaaaacaatacaaggctgaactataaaatccataaaaaaaaaacaactataatacatattcaattccacattgtaatattgtttacgtgatcttcaatactgtaataagccttcgacataagtctgcgtttaataaaagatttaaatttatttattgattattcaGAAACAGATACAAtgtcaaattcaaaaatgattttcTGTTTGTAGACTTTATTCGCTTGTTCTTAAAGCGAATCAGTGATGCTGAAGAAACAGTAAACACTTGTACAACATGCCAAGGCTCTTACAACGAGACACTGGCTGAATTTCATCCGTGGTACATACGGAAGGCAGCTACATTAGCTATGCATGCTCTTCCTTCAAGACCTGATTTATTGAAAAaggtatgataatttttttatttatatatagtttacCTGGGTTATTAATGCACTGATactcttgattgggccattaTGCGCGTTCATTCGTCTTCTTATACCAACCAGCTCAGATCATTCCAGAATTGCTATTTCGAATGTATAGTTTGATATGATGAGGATGATTGATGATGAGGTTCTACTCCTGGACGGGCTCTGGACGGCTGCGGTTTGGCGTGGGACAAGTAGGTAAGTAGGAGTCGTTGCCTACGCTAGCGTGGCttctagattacttacaggttgttccgaaatgataaattcaaattcaaatatttttattcaaaataggatgtgacatcacttattgaaagtcaaaaaactaccacccattccaaaatgaatgcctcagacctgagaagaatgggcgcaacaaactcagcgggccttttttttttcatcgaataaatgtgtttacaaagtaatattgtacaattaaacttattatttaatagcctgagggcggtcactccattcccaatctgtggtatcattaagaaagtcatttatgttatagtaacctttaccacacaaacgttttttaacaattcttttgaataacgtagtacttttgttttgaacattttctgggatcttgttgtaaagaatatacatcgccacacaaaagacttactaactcgacttagccgagtagtttaggcatcatcagtttatgtctgttcctggtgttaacattatggttatgacagtttctggcaaattcacttttgtgcctatgaacatacatatatatacacataatatattgagaagcaacagtcaagatgttaatttctttgaattttgctctcaatgattctctataggacctaggttataaatagcgccaatagccctcttctgcagcacaaatattgtattaatatcggcagcgttgccccatagcaatatatatgtattatagatagtatttaaaattgatttatttaggtgattgtattttttttatgattacggttaagtacCCGTGCGTACATTCAATGTCACTATTGTAGATACACGATGTGTAAGCGAAAACACTGCAAGGAAacatttatcatcatcattatcagccggaagacattcactgctggacaaagtcctcccccaaagatctacaAGAcagtcggtcctgcgctgtcttcatctaacctattccggcgatcttgaccagatcgtcggtccatcttgtgggggggcctaccaacgctgcgtcttccggtacgtggtcgaggactttactgctacTAACTATgcaccctgcccattgccacttcaatttcgctAGGAAACATTGTTCAGCCCTAATTATGTCAAACTGTCTGCTTCCTTatcagtttaaattttttttcgtgggttcgaatcccgcatcgttcataaattttttttttcaaattttatttgtgtattaatcctagaagtgagggttatcactttaaaaacataacatattgtttagatttacaagagcgacatctcatgtcaatttcctaatatgcaaatattggggttgagcaggttatcaactgtaaagtagatcctgtaaatgaagccacaacctgagagttgaacaatgtaagcagaattttgtaacgaggcggtactcgaacggttagctcagttggttagagcaccggctaggaacgccggaggtcgtcggttcgaataccgcatcgttcataaaattttgtttttcaaattttatttgtgtaaacttttttttataaatagtacaACTTAATTAGAACCTTAACTTAACGCTTGCAACAGTCCGGATATTGGGGGACTTGTGCAAAACGATGACAATACGAAttgaattaatacacaaataaaatttgaaattcaccaaattttatgaccgatgcgggactcgaacccacgacctccggcgttccgtgccggtgctctaaccaactgagctaaccgttcgagtgccgtaacgtaacgtaacaaaaaaacatttatgtaaTTTTCAATAGTACTGACAAACATTAGCTTTAAAAACTTGAACGAATAATTAAGTttgatgatgattgatggaaGTTAAGTTCTTACCACAAGTAACGATCTCTTTTGAGAAATTGTGTATTTAAAGAtgtggatatttttttattagaataagAGGCGATACAAGCTAGACATTCATCgatagtaagtgatacgccctatccaatacaatgtagagccgctcaggattattgaaaaaccctaaattctgagcagcatcaCATTAATTacgcctttttttaaatattaatattggcacaaattatcttgccccaagttaagcatatatagcctgtgttgtgggttgcaagacaacgatatgtttaatacgatatacttaaacatacataaatacatataaacatccatgactctgaagcaaacatccatattcatcatataaatgtttgcacctaccgggattccaacgcgggacctctagcttagtaggtagggtcgctaaccactcggctatataggtcgttttttatttatttattttatctcacTATCcattttgagacataatatgttaagtctcattggtccagtaatttaactagctacggcgtcctacAAGTGAAAAAACTTTGGAactgtctctcgcgcaaactattcagtttagaaaaaaaaatataatagaaacctcaatattatttttgaagacctatccatagataccccacacgtattggtttgatgaaaaaaaaattttgagtttcagttctaagcatcgagaacccccaaaatttattgttttttttttctgtttttgtgtaaaaatgttaatgcggttcacagaatccGTACCAAGTTTCAACTGTATAGTTCTTATGGTTGTGGAAAAAAGTTACTGTGACTTACACGGACTTGGCTACGGAACCTTAAAAACAAAGCTTGCAAATTAATGCtgatggcagaaa is a genomic window containing:
- the LOC126978015 gene encoding ceramide-1-phosphate transfer protein isoform X2; the protein is MSNENTLDLLYVHESFKKSLKDDDDVEIESYIDGYNELVKFLNLIGTVFSFVSSDVRSKIKIMEKLRVGEASIYYESFKKMMKYEKETNLYEKNDFVSGSRTMLRLHRGLDFIRLFLKRISDAEETVNTCTTCQGSYNETLAEFHPWYIRKAATLAMHALPSRPDLLKKV
- the LOC126978015 gene encoding ceramide-1-phosphate transfer protein isoform X1, which gives rise to MSNENTLDLLYVHESFKKSLKDDDDVEIESYIDGYNELVKFLNLIGTVFSFVSSDVRSKIKIMEKLRVGEASIYYESFKKMMKYEKETNLYEKNDFVSGSRTMLRLHRGLDFIRLFLKRISDAEETVNTCTTCQGSYNETLAEFHPWYIRKAATLAMHALPSRPDLLKKIFGSEDKLTEAMSILPQTLQSCDEVYQRVHQLYADFAFHDLP